In Malus sylvestris chromosome 2, drMalSylv7.2, whole genome shotgun sequence, the genomic stretch aacacttttagaCCACCAAGAATGCTTTTGATCATGTTTGCCAAGATGAGTTAAAAATGCTCCGAAGGTTGAAAAtaacacttcaagtgcttttttaAAGAAGCAACtgttgtgtgcttattttgtaATCCTAAACGCTTTTCATACTGAAGTTATTATGGACTTAAAGAGTAAATTTTTGTGAAGACGAGTTGGATTATTTGAGTGATAATCCAAACAAAACCACCCTTAAACCACTTTTACTCAACAATCCATTAAGAACTCAATTTAATCCCTATAATAATTCAATCTATTTCTTTTGAAAAGTAAAATGGTTACTATCAAGTATCAAAGGTTAAAGGAATTCACTGTAGTACAGAGTAATTCATTTCTCGGTGGCAAATCTCTCTATAACTTCCTCTCTCTTTCATCTGGTTGCTGCTGGTCTGGTCTGGCCCCTGCTACTGTATCTTGGAGGGCTGGTCTTGGCAACGTCAACGACTATCATCCAGCCATTTATGATCTGCAAGCAACATTAACACAAAATAGGCTAAGCTTTTATCTTTCTCGAGGGTTACAAGACTAGGCCTGTGTGTTTGATTTATTGAGATCGGATTTATACAAAACGAAAACCTTGTTGAAACTTGCCTTGCCATTCATCTCTTTGAGAGCTACACTAGCAGCTTCCTCAGTGGTGTATTCTATGAATGCATAACCTTTGGACCTTTTAGAAATTTTGTCCATTATTATTTTAACTGTTGAGAAAAGCAGTTCATCAGCACGAGCATACCAATTCCAGGAAATCAGAAACCCCGTTTTAAGCTATAAATAAAAGGGTAGTACCTTCAACAAGCTCTCCATAGCCTTCAAATGCAGCACGGAGGGTTTTCTCGGATGTATAAAACGATAGGCCTGTTCAGAAAGCAATATCCTTTTAAGGGAATATGTAATGAGGAAAAAAACAGCTATAAAAAGTTATGAAGATCAAGATCTTATGAATAATTACAATGAATAGGGTGCAAAGGAATCCTGTTCAAATAAATGAAAGTTTAAGACCAGAATTGAATTTGCAACATACCAGTCACAAAcagtttctttgtttttgtgggGGCTGTTTCACTTGTCGCTCCAGAAGTTGAGAGATTGGTAGAATTCTGTAAATAACTACCTGAGAAACGCATCGCTAACTCATATAAATGTTTACAGTGGAAGATAGTGTTCAATGATAGCATTGATGCCATCAAATAGAAACAGACCTAACCTAACAAATATTAAATCAAACTATAAAAAATTGGTTTCTTGAAACGAAAAGCAAAGTAAATAGTCACCACAGTCTATAAATTTGTCCTTATTAGTATTAATGTCAGTTTGTTTATAACCATTCATATTTTCTTCAGGAATCGAAAACTTTGTATTCGAAACATCGAGAAACATCGTATTCCACAGATGAAACAGAAGTACTTAATGTGACAAAGAGTCATATTCAAAACATCAAGAAACACGGATTTTCTACCACTTGGTAAACGTGGTATAACTGATCCCATCATTTAGTGGAAGAAAAATCAGGAATGAACTTCATAACTTAGAAGATAACCACTGTCCAATGAAGGGTCAAGCTCCATCAAATAATCCACCAAGCTTCTCCAAATACTTAACATTGGTAAAAAATGAACAACCAAAATAATTTGAAGAACACCAGGAAGACATGACCTATTAAAAATGAAGCTCTTTTTTCACAGGTTGGTCAGATAACCTAAAATTTGTCGGTAGTAATATTTTCCTTCTGCTTTCTCCATGTGGTTCATCTCATTTACACCATTTTCTACCCATACCAAAATTCAAACCTTTTATTTCCAGGACAAAAATAGTCgtgatttttatattttatactcCCAAGTCATACATCTTAAGAACTTCTGGGAAAATTTGCTATATCAAGTCACCAAAGTCCCCAAGTCCCATTAATCTACATAACCTTTTAATTCCAGTCTCTTGGATAACATTACACTGACAGATTTAAATTGTCTAAAAGTATTAAGCAGTCACAAAACAAGTGTGCTATCATATTTTCTGCATGGACATAAGTCACAAGAAGAAGCAGATCTTAGGTTCAAAGGGCATTCAAAATCTCAAATCAAAAAGCAAAGTTCTTACTTAACAATGAGTTAGAAGATCTTATATCTAATTCTAAGATGACAACCACAAAAGATATTGTTCGTGAAAGATCACATCCAAgttagaaaagtaaaaacctCCATAATCTTTATTCTCCGACTCCCAATTCTTGTCAGGCTCAACAGATAAAACCCCAGGAACACCTGCAGCATATAGGATCATGAGCCATCAAGAGGACAGGTGTATTAACACAAATGTGGCACAGAGAAATTAAGAGCATACACTAACCAGCAACTTCCTGtgcacactcttcatcaagttCACAACAGAACCCAAAGTTAGATTGCCAGGAAACATGATAAATACACATTTGCGCATCCTTCTCACTACCGAAAAAATGAAGCACAAATTAGAAAAACAAAGTAGTATAAGAAAGGCAACAGCGTTGATGCTCATAATCCAATACTTACTTCCCCAAGACCTTTGTTAGTATTTGAGCATAATAATCCACCATTTGTGCCTTTGTAACAACCCCAATGCTGGGTTTATCCATTCTAACAAGCCACCTTTTTGTATTCAAAAGAGGAAACAACAAAGCACTTCCACTTCGAGAGGACGACATATTACTTGACTTAACATTTGGGGGACTATAATCCTTCTTTTGAGAAACATAATCCGGGTCAGGCTTAACCAACAAAACCCCCGGTAAACCTACAACAATTTCATAAAATGAATTTAGTCATTCAACACTGAGAACAACGAACCTCAAAAAAACTCATTATCTGATTAAACATATTATATCTGCTGAAGTACTCACTCATTTCATCAAAACCACAACATATATAAAACACTAACATCTACTCTGTAGAAAAACCAATTCAATAACAAATAGAGTAAAAAAGAATCGAACTTACGTGCGAGCTTGCAGGAAGTTTCTTCGTCAATATCACAACAAAACCCGAAATGGGTATCCCAAGAAGCATCATATATACACATTTGAGCATCCTTCTCACTGAAAAAACCAACATCAAACCACAACTCAGGCGAAACTCCAAGCAGTagaaaaataaaggaaataaGTTACGGCATACCCACTTGCCCAAAACGGTTCGAAGGGTTTCGACATAGTATTCAATAACTAGCTGTCTGGAAATCGCCGCCCCTTGCGGAGGAGCCTCCATGAGCACCACCCAATGGCGGTTGTCGCTGGAAGCGGAAGACGAAGGAAGAGAAGTGGAAGGCGATGCTGTCGCTGAAGTTGAAGCAGCGCATGATGTTTTAACGGAGAAACAAGTGCAAGAAGTGAAGGAAAATGAAGGGAAATTAAAAGGGTTGTTGTGGGTTGGTGAGAAGGGGAATCGGAGGTTGGGAGTCGGGGTCTGAGACTGGGTTTTGGGAGGTTTGAATGACAATCTTGTGGATGTGATTACTCCTGCGGGGGGACAGAGAGACTCCATAGCTGCCTAGCTGCCTAGCTGCCTGCTATGGAAAGTGTGATAGATATTATAGCAAGGGAACTTAAttactgtatttttttttataattataaaaagCTTAACGTCTACaataagatttttggaatgtTAATAATAATATTCTCTATAGTAAAATTACTACCATAAAAATTGGTTACTAGTTATTTTTCTCTAAGGGGAGCAGCACATCTcataactccgcctatgtcttacatggccggtcccaagcccggataaaggaggagggggagggcgtcaggtagtcgacagccggcactccatgatcacgtcgaatccttatgaaaatgaatccagaacaaaatcgcgctaaagctagggcgtcacccgtaagtggcgcgctgtgtggcctgagcacagtgataagtgagcaagggtcgctgtatctccatcggcacccggatgcagtgttaaatgagcaagggggccatagaaacttcttttcgaacgactccactcaaagttgtttgggagcatatgctcctatcaactttacccgggacacacaaaagaagtactttgatcctattagacgggggagggtgaagaagctaggacagaagggtagagttcaagagagcaaaatgcgtttaggaacgtggaatataggaaccttaacgggaaaatctatggaagtagtggaagttatggtgaagagaaggataaatattatgtgcctacaagaaactaagtgggttggtagtaaggcaaaggatctagaaaactcagggtttaaactttggtattcgggcacaaatagaatgagaaacggtgttggcatcatcgtggacaagaccttggtacaagatgttgtagatgtcaagagggtaggagatagaatcatggcaatcaagattgtaataggacaagaacttatcaatgtgattagtgcgtacgcacctcaagtagggttggatacgagttcgaaggagaaattttgggaagatcttggagacttggtgcaaggaattgctcagacggagaagttatttataggaggagatttaaatggacacgtgggcagggagacatgcaactatggaggttttcatggtggccatggttttggggagagaaacgaggatggggaagctatcttggattttgcaatggcatatgatctcttcttagccaacaccttctttaagaagagagaagaacatgtgatcac encodes the following:
- the LOC126591793 gene encoding organelle RRM domain-containing protein 1, chloroplastic → MESLCPPAGVITSTRLSFKPPKTQSQTPTPNLRFPFSPTHNNPFNFPSFSFTSCTCFSVKTSCAASTSATASPSTSLPSSSASSDNRHWVVLMEAPPQGAAISRQLVIEYYVETLRTVLGNEKDAQMCIYDASWDTHFGFCCDIDEETSCKLARLPGVLLVKPDPDYVSQKKDYSPPNVKSSNMSSSRSGSALLFPLLNTKRWLVRMDKPSIGVVTKAQMVDYYAQILTKVLGNEKDAQMCIYHVSWQSNFGFCCELDEECAQEVAGVPGVLSVEPDKNWESENKDYGGSYLQNSTNLSTSGATSETAPTKTKKLFVTGLSFYTSEKTLRAAFEGYGELVEVKIIMDKISKRSKGYAFIEYTTEEAASVALKEMNGKIINGWMIVVDVAKTSPPRYSSRGQTRPAATR